One Hermetia illucens chromosome 4, iHerIll2.2.curated.20191125, whole genome shotgun sequence DNA segment encodes these proteins:
- the LOC119655035 gene encoding uncharacterized protein LOC119655035, translated as MAAVIETCKPTNPPPASKVQRPKRDFLREHREYLRNIQNQKAAKSKDTKNSFVGRISKEVNGNMLLGNKQTAGNLNITLKSKDLMHLARKADRTSTRQPIEKQPGTFISKGVEQRKRAGVIHSNSLTSDQFAQTCDIEGETFLEGARLLSPSEFVLEAIRIKSQPPPEPKPKPIKRKIDRHTCVLNAHLSNLKEFLEKGSVSRRKKSEIQRNSNIQKFLVRGRMNVRGGTTRPNFFEAETSSEGCKLATIPKRESIGDGPKHSEDLKIRTK; from the exons ATGGCTGCCGTTATTGAAACATGCAAGCCTACAAATCCGCCACCTGCATCGAAGGTTCAGCGGCCAAAACGCGACTTCCTCCGAGAGCATCGGGAATACTTGCGCAATATTCAAAATCAAAAAGCTGCTAAATCGAAAGATACGAAAAATTCTTTTGTAGGGAGGATAAGTAAAGAAGTAAATGGCAATATGTTGCTGGGAAATAAGCAAACGGCAGGAAATCTTAATATCACCTTGAAATCCAAAGATCTAATGCATTTGGCAAGGAAAGCGGATCGAACTTCAACGAGGCAACCAATCGAAAAACAGCCAGGGACATTCATATCGAAGGGCGTTGAACAGAGAAAGAGAGCTGGCGTTATCCATAGCAATTCGCTCACGTCTGATCAATTTGCGCAAACTTGCGACATTGAAGGAGAAACGTTTTTAGAAGGAGCGAGACTGCTGTCCCCTTCGGAATTTGTTCTGGAAGCTATTCGAATAAAGTCGCAACCTCCTCCAGAACCTAAGCCAAAGCCAATAAAGCGCAAGATTGACAGGCACACATGCGTTCTCAATGCCCATTTATCCAATTTGAAGGAGTTTTTGGAGAAGGGATCAGTTTCACGaaggaaaaaaagtgaaattcagAGAAATTCTAATATTCAGAAGTTTCTTGTTCGTGGTCGTATGAATGTTCGTGGTGGAACGACTCGTCCGAATTTCTTCGAAGCTGAAACGTCTTCTGAAGGATGTAAGCTAGCGACGATTCCCAAAAGAGAGTCAATAGGTGATGGCCCTAAACATTCTGAAGATC TAAAAATTCGCACTAAATGA